From Pseudomonadota bacterium, one genomic window encodes:
- a CDS encoding aminopeptidase, with protein sequence TYYANLPSFRSGNYVEEVRLTFRKGSVVKAEAKTGEEFTKKQISMDNGASKVGEFSLTDRRFSRIDRFMADTLFDENFGGDYGNSHVALGASYVDTYAGDPADITKEFKKKMGVNYNCFSTTHSK encoded by the coding sequence GGACATACTATGCAAATCTCCCATCCTTCAGGAGCGGAAATTATGTTGAAGAAGTGCGTCTTACCTTCCGGAAAGGTTCTGTTGTAAAGGCGGAGGCAAAGACAGGGGAAGAGTTCACAAAAAAACAGATATCCATGGATAATGGAGCTTCAAAAGTGGGTGAATTTTCCCTTACTGATAGACGATTTTCAAGAATTGACCGGTTTATGGCTGACACCCTGTTTGATGAAAACTTTGGTGGAGATTACGGCAATTCCCATGTTGCCCTCGGGGCATCCTATGTAGATACCTATGCCGGCGATCCTGCGGACATCACGAAGGAATTCAAAAAGAAGATGGGTGTAAATTACAACTGTTTTTCCACCACCCACTCCAAATAG